The Halobellus litoreus nucleotide sequence TCGCCCGTTTCCTTCGCCACTTCGACGAGTTCCATTCCGGCCGGGGTCATCTTTCCCGCCTGGATCATCGCGCCGACCCGCTCCTTGTTCGCCTTCGACCACTTGCTGTCGGGGCTCCTGGGCGTGAACCGACGGGTGTACGTCTCATCGTTGATGCCTTTGACCAGGCCATCGACCCACCCGAAGCAGAGCGCTTCCTCAACTGACTCGTCGTAGTCGATACCGACTCGCTCGGCATCGGCCTTGTAGTAGCCGACCCACAGCTCCTCTGCCGTGTCGTGGTGCTCTTCTAGCCAGGTACGGAACCCGTTCTGAGACTCGAAGAACAGTGGGTCCATACAGTAAGAAAGGCATCATACATCAAGAACCCTACTCTTAACGTGGGCGCTAATGGGGATTCATAGAGGATTCGTGGTGGGATAATGTCTACAGTAACACCGTCGCTACTACTGACCGCCCCGAACACGTCTTGGCATAGCGACCTCCCGTGCTGAATTCGCGCTGTGTATTCAGCAGATCGCTCTCAACACAATCCTATTTTGACAGAAACTTCAGCGGTCAACTCGCACGTACTATAGACCGGATGATTCGTTCACAATCCAGTGGAAACAACACCTTACGAGAGGCCCTACGACACCTTCGGATCTATATTAAAATTCGTCTCCCCCTCCCACAAAAATAGTTATCAATCCAAATCAGCCACCAGGAGGTCGTTATACCTTATCGAGATATCTCCTCCGTTGTTCCATCTTCTCCTTCTGTGATCGTTGGTCGTAGTGCTGGTCGATGATATCCTTCGTTACGTTTGCCCGATCACTGACCGCGGTCTCTGGCACGTCACTTTGTAGGAAGTGCGTGATCGCTCCACGGCGAAACGGGTGCGGGCTGACGCTTGAAGGGCACTTTGACGAGGAATTCAACTCTGCCGCCTCGCAGTCGCTTTCGTCGCGGCCGTGAGGGCATTCCTGTCCGTACTTACAGGGACGGGTTATCTGGTAGCAGTACGTCCGTATCGTCGCCTTGCCAACCCGCCCGTGATTCGTCGAGAGGAGTGGCTCCCGGCCATAGTCGTCGGTCACATCGGGCCGCTTCTCGCGGATCCAGTCGTCGAGCACGAGACAGACCTCGTTTGAGACGGCGATGATGCGCTCTCCCTGGCGCTTGTTTTTGAGTGGCGTGTCGGTTTCGGGCTGGTGCCGAAGCGTCAGCGATTGCTCTTCCGGATCGTAGTCTTCGATATCAAGGGCACGGACGGACCCCATCCGGAGCATCGTATGCCAGAGGAGCGTCACGGTCACGTGCCGGAGAGAGGCGTGTTCGTACCGCTTGAGATACGTCAGTATCGCCTCGGCGTCATCCGCCTCAAGCATCACGTCGCGGCTGTTCTCCTCCGGCGTGACATCCGGCGAACGGACCTTCTTGTGGAGGTCCTGCTCCACGGCATCGATCGACTCCAGCCACTTGATGAAGACGCGGAGCGTATCCATCTGTGTCTTCTCGCTCACCTTCGTAAGGTCGCCGACGTTACGCCGCCAGAGCCTGAATTCCTGGAGCTTCCGGCCGGTCAGATTGTTTAGATTCTCTATGTTGCGTTCTTCACACCAGTCAAGGAGGAAGCCTAAACGCGATCTGTGGGCGGCTAGCGTCGCGTCCGCAACCGATGTTTCTTTCTCTGCGATGTACAGCTCGAACGCCGTGTCGGGATCGATTGGTTCGAGTTTCATAGCTCGATCTCGAACCGCCCGAAGGCGCGGCCTTTGGACACCCGCGCAGCGAATCACCAATTATTCAGCACTGTCTGTTGTATCCCGTCGGGTCCGTTCGGTTTCTGAACGGAGTAGAGTCAAGGGACGGCGTAGACTCGGGTGAGTTGCCAGCGCTGATGGGCTCCGTCGTACCCAGTCATCGTCGTCTGACGCCAACGAAGTACGCTGGATTGCTACTCCAGCGACGCTCGAACACCGTCCGAACGGCGAAGACGGTTTCCCACCCGTCGGCGGCCCGGAATCGAGTTCTGAGTTCGTCGACCGAGATCCCGTACACTTGCCGGTCGTCGCTCCGGGCGTCACCGAGGACGCAGTACAGACCGCCGCTCGGGACGACCGCCGCCAGGCCGTCGACGAAGCGATCCCGTTCGCGGTCACCGAGAACGTGGAACATCGCCGAATCGACGACCGTCCGGAACGAGAACCCGATCTCCCCGAGTCCGTCGAGGTTCAGCGCGTCCCAGACCAGAAAGAAGGCGGGGATCCGCCGCCAGCGCGCCTTCTCGGTGGCCTGCTGAACGGCGAGCCGCGAGAGGTCGATCCCGAGTACCTCGTACCCCTGTCGCGCGAGAAACAGCGAGAGTTCGCCGGTGCCGCAACCGACGTCGAGGACCGGACCGCGGACGAGTCCGGCTTCGACGAGGTCCACGAAGGCCCGCTGCGGCCGGCCGATGTCCCAGTTCGGAACGCCGGCGTAGGCCGCGTCATACACGTGAGCGACGGGTCGATCGGATGGGGTCCGAGCCGTCGTCATCTACCCGTCACCCGCCGGAGATTCCATAGTGAACTGTTGGGGCAGCGGTCACGTAGTGATTCCGCCGCGCGAACCGCCAGTGCTCCGGTCCCGGCAGTCGGGTTCGCGGAGGGAGTCCCGAGCGCGACCTCCGTCCGGAAGTCGTCGCCCCCGCAGCCGAGAACCTCCCGTCCGACGAGGAGCGGTCGCGGGGCGACTCAGTACGGGCGGCGATCCGAGTCGTCTTCGTCGCGCTGCCGAACAGCGTCCTGCCGCCGACGGGCCCGGTCGAGGAACTCCTGCGGGAGGGATTCGATGTCGCCGGCCTGTACGCGCCAGAAATTAGCGTAGAGGCCGTCCGCAGCGAGCAGTTCCTCGTGCGTCCCGCGTTCGACGAGTCGCCCGTCGTCCAAGACGAGGATTCGATCGGCCCGACGCACCGTCGAGAGGCGGTGGGCGATGACGAACGTCGTTCGATCGCGGGCGAACTCGGCGAGGCTCTGCTGGATGAGCGCCTCGGTCTCGGTGTCGACGTGGCTGGTGGCCTCGTCCAGAACGAGGATCTCGGGATCCTTGAGAATCGTCCGGGCGAGGGCGAGGCGTT carries:
- a CDS encoding YdeI/OmpD-associated family protein, which produces MDPLFFESQNGFRTWLEEHHDTAEELWVGYYKADAERVGIDYDESVEEALCFGWVDGLVKGINDETYTRRFTPRSPDSKWSKANKERVGAMIQAGKMTPAGMELVEVAKETGEWAAAYRLGDDHKVPAELEAALCADETAWENFQNFSNTDQYAFIAAVEEAKTDETRQKRIERTVKLAAQDLRAYDGNNKRRL
- a CDS encoding tyrosine-type recombinase/integrase, coding for MKLEPIDPDTAFELYIAEKETSVADATLAAHRSRLGFLLDWCEERNIENLNNLTGRKLQEFRLWRRNVGDLTKVSEKTQMDTLRVFIKWLESIDAVEQDLHKKVRSPDVTPEENSRDVMLEADDAEAILTYLKRYEHASLRHVTVTLLWHTMLRMGSVRALDIEDYDPEEQSLTLRHQPETDTPLKNKRQGERIIAVSNEVCLVLDDWIREKRPDVTDDYGREPLLSTNHGRVGKATIRTYCYQITRPCKYGQECPHGRDESDCEAAELNSSSKCPSSVSPHPFRRGAITHFLQSDVPETAVSDRANVTKDIIDQHYDQRSQKEKMEQRRRYLDKV
- a CDS encoding class I SAM-dependent methyltransferase; this encodes MTTARTPSDRPVAHVYDAAYAGVPNWDIGRPQRAFVDLVEAGLVRGPVLDVGCGTGELSLFLARQGYEVLGIDLSRLAVQQATEKARWRRIPAFFLVWDALNLDGLGEIGFSFRTVVDSAMFHVLGDRERDRFVDGLAAVVPSGGLYCVLGDARSDDRQVYGISVDELRTRFRAADGWETVFAVRTVFERRWSSNPAYFVGVRRR